In Spea bombifrons isolate aSpeBom1 chromosome 9, aSpeBom1.2.pri, whole genome shotgun sequence, the genomic stretch CCCAATCTGCGAGTAGTGAAAAGAGCGGTGAATATAGGTGCCAGGGAAGACATACTGAGAGAAGTGACCCTGTTAGACTGGATATTGTTAATAGTGAGTAGACCTCTGATATACACTCAGCACTGATCAGAACAGGTCGCTTAGCTCCTAGagaattgtttaaaaatgtctaTCCTAGTCCAAGAGAAATCAGTGGAGACCAAGATATGTGAGCTATCCCTTTCAAAGCATAGTTTAATTTCTTTTGTAGATCCGTGGCAAAACGTGGCACAAGTAGCATATCCAATACATTTCCTGTCCTGCGACAGTACCGTCATACTTGTCTACCCTCTTGTAATTATCCTATGTAATTGTTGTGATACCAtatttgccttaaaaaaaactaattctaaatactgtattgtccTGATTATAGGCCGTACTTTCCCCcataatttgaatatttaaattcggggtgcagcctataattggggtttagatatttttaatgtctccctactttctccgCCGACTCCATCTGTGCCCCTGTCTCATTTCCAGAGGCtgtgcttcttctcttgcatcttcttgttcttctgtcttctttcttcatccgcttctccccgTATTCTATGGTCTGTCAGTTTGTCGCTGTGTTTTTCTGTCTTTGCCTGGTACTCCGTGAGACCGGCGTTTCTGccgcacttctgcaaaagagaGGAGTTTAAGGGCACACAGTCTTGCTCCCGATTGGTGAAATCATTTGCGGAAGTGCGCCGGGAGGTCTGGCTCATGGAGAAGCAGGCGAAGACAGAAGgtcaagaagatgcaagagaaggtAGGTAGCATTCAGCGTTACTGCCGACGAAGCTTCTTCTGATTCTCATtaattataaatgtgttattattaatttctattattacatttaaaaaaacatttgagacTTGACTGatgtataacattttgttgtttttaggtGCAGTCATCCTACAAATCCCCCCATCCATTTATGAAGGGGACACAGTGTCTCTCAGATGTCACAGTGCCCCCGGATATTCTGCGCGATCGCCAACCTTGTACAAAGACGACGATACTGTcgtacaatacacaaactcgcTTTACCTTGTAAAAGATATTAGGATGAGTGCTGCCGGAAGATACTCGTGTACTAAAGAAATATACGCATATGGTAGATATCAAACATACCGGTCATCTGAAGAAACTCTTTCCATCAAAGGTCAGTGCTGAGGAACATCATTGATTAGAACATGAGTATTATAGACACTGGCATCAAAAATGAATGTTCTCAGGGTATCTGGTACAATACACCAAAATGTACCCTTTCATTAGAAGAGCATACCCTTCATTATCCCTCTAGTGTGTCTTCTATGATATCACCAAGAATGTTTTGGGCATAGTTTGGGCAACGGAGTCATCCACACTAAATCCACTACCAGTGAAACCATGCGTTTGGTGACTTGACAGGGTCCCGGTCCACTTATGTTGCTTATTCTCTCTTCCAGAATTGTTCTCGATTCCCCAAATAAATGCGAGGCCACAAGGGACATCAGAAGGCACCAATGTCACACTAACATGTAACACAACTCTCAGCCCACCCAGACGGGGTACACAATTACAGTTTGCTTTCTACAAAGATGGTGAGAGGGTCCAGGACTTTGATATCTCCAACACGTATCAGCTTTGGTCAGCTCGCCCGGAGGACTCCGGAAGTTACACCTGCAAAGTCAAAACGGCAACGAATATCTGCAAAACTAGCAACTCGATACATGTCACAATCCAAGGTAAGCCCAAGACTAAAGGACTGATTCCTTTACCGTCGTGTTCTATAAACTGTGCAACAAAACAAGACGTTTTGggggtaaaaacaaaaaaaaagtcatcataaagTGCAATCTCTGATACGCTTCGTTCTAACTTTCTCTTTAATGAATGAATCTCCATAGTCCATTCTCCACATTCTGAATATTTGTCATATGGGACGATTACTGAATCCGATTAACACGGTTGCCTTGTTTTCCAGAACTCTTCACCTTCCCCAAGGTTAGGGCAAACGCAGAGCTAGCGATCGAAGGTGCGGAGATGACCCTGACATGCGACGCTACTGGCCCCCGGGCCACGGAACTGCAATATGCTTTCTACAGAGATGAACACATTGTCAAAGGGTTTGGTCCATCCAATGAATACCAGGTCCATGTGGCTAAGTCAAATGACTCGGGACTTTATGCCTGCGTGGTCAAAACCTCACGTTCCAACATAATAAAGAGAAGCATCGCTGTTACAATTCAAGTACAAGGTGAGAGATTGCACCAGAGCACATGACGCGCAACACGTAGGGTGCATTGGGTAAGCGGTACGGGGCTTTCCTGCAATAAGGGCTTCTGCTTTATGCTTCAGTCGGAAACCTTCCCAAGTGCAAACTTTAAAGGTGAGCTGCCGCCACGGCTTTCATTCATTGAATCAAACTACCCCTAGCGTGTGACGAGTGTTAATCGAGGAAGCGTAACTGTTTTGGAGGCAGCCATCTAATCAATAGCCTGTCCTGAGGTTCTTCCATTTCTTCTCGCCCCTCGCTTGGCTGATCAGTAACTCAATAATAGGGGAGCGATAACTCAATGGGGAGGGGGTCTGTCCTTAATGTGCTTAGCAATGGATCTTTACCTCCTTACAGCCATACATTTTAGAAGAGGACTGTGTGGGTACAAAGAGTCTTCCAACACATACAATTCAATGGCGGCTATAGCGACCCTAGTGTGAAGAGGTCCCGTTCCCACGGTGTTATCCTAGACGTTACAATCGTATGTGTCATTACAATGTAATCATGTGTCATTACAGTAATCTCTTCTTTCCTTCTAGAGTTGTTCTCTGATCCAGAAATAGAAGTGAGCCCACCGACGATATCAGAAGGCGTCAACATGACGTTAACGTGTAACGCAACCCGGCGGTCCGTACGGGATACCGAAATACAATTTGCTTTCTACAAAAACGGGGAGATTGTGCAGGATTTTGGCTTATCTAACAAATATCACGTTTCGTCGGCTAAGCCAGAAGAAGGTGGAAATTACGTCTGTGAAGCTAGAGCCTTAAGCTTCAGCGTAAAGAGAATAAGTAATGTCTTGAGTATCCAGGTACAAGGTGAGTTCAAAGTCATACATAGATGTATAGGTTCAAGGTAGTTGGCgggtaattattaataatacctCCTGTTTCCAAGCCAAATACACAGGTCCCGATTACCTGTTGCCGGGTCTCATAGCGACCCTTTCGGCTTTTCTTCTCGTTGCCGTCATCTTGATGATCGTGTTCCGGCGCAGAGTAACTCGTTCATTCAAAAAACAACAAGAAGTCCGAGAAAAAAAAGGTAGGTCTAAAGTTGGAATTTAGACTAAAGATGGTATCGGTGGATTTAAGCATAaagaatgaattaataaataatgaatattctCAGGGTTTTGTTCGCTAAATTCTGTATAACGCCCAATAAGCGAGGGCAGAACTTGTgagtttggtgaataaaccccatttttgtttatttttgtgtgatCTGCTGCAGTATCGCAGGTTTCATTTCTCTTTGTTTTGCAGATTTGGGGTTTCCTGAGGCTCGGGTTCGGTAAGCCACAGAACTAATGTTCTCCCGCGAACTCCCTTTACTGTAATGCGCTCAGAACTGGCCAGACAAATCAGACAATAAAAAGTCGTTTTAATTTAGAATTTACAAGCCAAATTCGTAGACCAACTCCCCTTTGCCCACCCTACATATAGTTATACTTATATGAAGACGGAAACGTACGATTAATTGGGTCACGATCAACTTCAATAATAGTTCAAATAATTAATACTGTTCtgctcaaaaaaaatatatatatcggggATTGGCTGAGAATtttaattcatgtttaaatgtataaataaattgcattccTAACAAACGCTTTTCTGTAAACTTTTCATTTGTTGTGGCGAATTACTGACTTTCATCAGAAAGGATTTTTAGGCATTTGCTGATTATTGTACAATTAACCGAAAGTTGCAACTTCTCAGGCCTGAG encodes the following:
- the LOC128504400 gene encoding Fc receptor-like protein 5; this translates as MAGPRGGWSQGTVTQLPCRKTHLAVLSFGSSRDGHVGAANDLTVKENQKIFPQKLDGGVAMQVCVTVLQEQECLMKTGTVGGRQPVNENQKGEAASLNSGQAILIISGAADKAVVSVTPNWTKILQGDAVTLTCILPSAAQEYFWFKDDQQIHQNSKTLSTQSASSEKSGEYRCQGRHTERSDPVRLDIVNSAVILQIPPSIYEGDTVSLRCHSAPGYSARSPTLYKDDDTVVQYTNSLYLVKDIRMSAAGRYSCTKEIYAYGRYQTYRSSEETLSIKELFSIPQINARPQGTSEGTNVTLTCNTTLSPPRRGTQLQFAFYKDGERVQDFDISNTYQLWSARPEDSGSYTCKVKTATNICKTSNSIHVTIQELFTFPKVRANAELAIEGAEMTLTCDATGPRATELQYAFYRDEHIVKGFGPSNEYQVHVAKSNDSGLYACVVKTSRSNIIKRSIAVTIQVQELFSDPEIEVSPPTISEGVNMTLTCNATRRSVRDTEIQFAFYKNGEIVQDFGLSNKYHVSSAKPEEGGNYVCEARALSFSVKRISNVLSIQVQAKYTGPDYLLPGLIATLSAFLLVAVILMIVFRRRVTRSFKKQQEVREKKDLGFPEARVRPENEKAPKPGSTHTGDRTEPAQEEELCYADIKINSTNKEQLVFSVISSYQNLSSIFGDSSYEPMDGESTTIQK